The following are encoded together in the Bacteroidota bacterium genome:
- a CDS encoding sensor histidine kinase translates to MMKGCVIISVIILMAGCQLSSQPLDSLLSEIQQTTDDSTKAVLLCKASMQLYYSYPDSANKFIMQAREIGERIKDNTILAKSFNIQGIIYDVTNRWDSALISYERALFLAGEAGDKTIEASALNNIGLIYWNKGEYDKAIDFYNSSLLLFEELDNQRGIANTLNNIGLILWEQDRLVEALDYHRRSLKKRLAMGDHYGIGASYSNISRLHDETGSKDSAYFYAYRAVVIQRSIHDNYGLAITFNNLASMYQADYRIDSAFKYYFASVERYKDLGNLGRCASSLYNLADLYKNSGDLASSEKYLLEALDYAKKADARNILYKIYGNLGRLYHETGRDRLAYSNLLRRIEIHDSIYDIERDEIIAEIQAKYETEKKDKEIALLGQKGAEAELKVAKRNRTITGLSLGSLALVFLGLFVIQRNRRRSQAAIDRALILEKEKGLEAVFAAQEEERKRIAKELHDGIVQELAGVILGWRRLAGEKRESDTEESFLLHSLEEASGELREVSHQMMPKAISELGIVAALEDMFPKTFRHVEIKYVFEHFGIVGRLPEKIELALFRISQELVNNVIKHSGAGNVSIQLLQTSGSIVLIMDDDGKGFSGDFRNKGIGLMNIKSRAETLKGSVLFENNTSGGATVTVKIPIRQDD, encoded by the coding sequence ATGATGAAAGGATGCGTGATCATATCTGTAATAATTCTCATGGCAGGCTGTCAACTTTCATCCCAGCCTTTAGACAGCCTTTTAAGCGAAATTCAGCAAACCACTGATGATTCGACCAAAGCAGTCTTGCTCTGTAAAGCTTCCATGCAGCTATATTATTCTTACCCCGATTCGGCGAACAAATTTATAATGCAAGCCAGGGAAATCGGCGAAAGAATTAAGGATAACACCATACTTGCCAAATCTTTTAATATCCAGGGGATCATTTATGATGTTACAAACAGATGGGACAGTGCCCTGATAAGTTACGAAAGAGCGCTTTTTTTAGCCGGGGAAGCCGGTGATAAGACCATCGAAGCTTCGGCTCTGAACAATATTGGTTTGATTTACTGGAATAAAGGGGAGTATGATAAAGCAATAGATTTTTACAACAGTTCTCTTCTTTTGTTTGAAGAGTTGGATAATCAGCGTGGTATTGCCAATACCCTGAACAATATCGGGTTGATATTATGGGAGCAGGACAGGTTGGTGGAAGCGTTGGATTACCATCGTCGTTCGTTGAAAAAACGTTTGGCGATGGGTGACCATTACGGTATTGGAGCATCTTACTCCAATATTTCAAGGCTGCACGATGAAACGGGAAGCAAGGACTCTGCTTATTTTTATGCTTATCGTGCTGTTGTTATTCAGCGGTCGATCCACGACAATTACGGCCTGGCCATTACTTTCAATAATCTGGCAAGCATGTACCAGGCTGATTACCGGATCGATTCTGCCTTTAAGTATTACTTTGCTTCCGTGGAGAGATATAAGGACCTTGGTAATTTGGGGCGTTGTGCCTCTTCATTATACAATCTGGCGGATCTTTATAAAAATTCCGGGGATCTGGCTTCATCAGAGAAGTACCTCCTGGAAGCCCTGGATTATGCAAAGAAAGCTGATGCCAGAAACATCCTGTATAAGATTTATGGCAATCTCGGGCGGCTTTACCATGAAACGGGAAGAGACAGGCTCGCATACTCCAATCTATTACGAAGGATAGAAATCCACGACAGCATTTATGATATAGAAAGGGATGAAATAATTGCCGAAATCCAGGCGAAATACGAAACGGAGAAAAAAGATAAGGAAATTGCTTTGCTTGGACAAAAAGGGGCAGAGGCTGAGCTGAAAGTCGCTAAAAGGAACCGTACCATTACCGGGCTGAGCCTGGGATCGTTGGCACTGGTTTTCCTCGGGTTGTTTGTTATACAGCGAAATAGAAGAAGGTCGCAGGCTGCCATCGACCGGGCTTTGATCCTGGAAAAGGAGAAAGGTCTGGAGGCTGTTTTTGCCGCCCAGGAAGAAGAAAGGAAGCGTATTGCCAAAGAACTGCACGACGGCATTGTCCAGGAATTGGCAGGGGTAATCCTGGGTTGGAGAAGGCTGGCAGGTGAAAAGAGAGAGAGTGACACTGAAGAGTCATTCTTGTTGCATTCCCTTGAAGAAGCCTCAGGTGAACTCAGGGAAGTATCGCACCAGATGATGCCAAAAGCTATCAGTGAACTTGGCATAGTGGCCGCATTGGAAGATATGTTTCCAAAGACTTTCAGACATGTGGAGATTAAATATGTATTTGAGCATTTTGGAATTGTTGGGCGACTTCCTGAAAAAATCGAACTGGCTTTATTCAGGATATCACAGGAACTGGTGAACAACGTTATCAAGCATAGCGGAGCCGGGAATGTCAGCATACAATTGCTACAGACCAGTGGTAGTATTGTTTTAATTATGGATGACGATGGCAAGGGCTTTTCCGGGGATTTCAGGAATAAGGGAATTGGGTTGATGAACATAAAAAGCAGAGCAGAAACCCTTAAAGGTTCTGTATTATTTGAGAACAATACAAGCGGGGGAGCAACTGTTACTGTTAAAATACCTATACGACAGGATGATTAA
- a CDS encoding response regulator transcription factor: MINVLIADDHKIMVDGLLHILEGDPEINIVGIAFNGAEVLAILENTKADIVLLDIDMPVMNGIECARTIIETYPDIKTTILTMHQENALIRRFIEMGVKGYMLKTIPAHELLFAVKLIYRGGEYFNSDVTRELLDPSPAKPLISEISPLVNQLTSREKEIIKLICDGNSNTQIGKKLFISPKTVDNHRTNIMGKLNLHNVAALVRFAFQNGLLDEK, encoded by the coding sequence ATGATTAATGTGCTTATAGCTGATGATCATAAGATCATGGTTGATGGTCTTTTACATATTCTGGAAGGTGATCCGGAGATAAATATCGTGGGAATCGCATTTAACGGAGCTGAAGTTCTGGCTATCCTGGAAAACACAAAAGCTGATATTGTGCTGCTCGATATTGATATGCCGGTGATGAATGGCATTGAATGCGCCCGGACAATAATTGAAACTTACCCCGATATTAAAACAACAATTCTGACCATGCACCAGGAAAATGCCCTGATCAGGAGATTTATTGAAATGGGGGTAAAGGGATATATGCTGAAAACCATCCCAGCACACGAACTGCTTTTTGCAGTTAAATTAATCTACCGGGGAGGAGAGTATTTCAATTCGGATGTTACCAGAGAACTTCTCGATCCTTCACCTGCAAAACCTCTGATTTCAGAAATCAGTCCCCTGGTTAACCAGCTAACTTCCCGGGAAAAGGAGATCATTAAATTGATCTGCGATGGGAATTCCAATACACAAATCGGGAAAAAGTTATTCATTAGTCCTAAAACCGTTGATAATCACCGCACAAATATCATGGGAAAGCTCAATTTGCACAATGTTGCTGCTCTGGTGCGATTTGCCTTTCAAAATGGGCTCCTGGATGAAAAATAG